A stretch of DNA from Odocoileus virginianus isolate 20LAN1187 ecotype Illinois chromosome 7, Ovbor_1.2, whole genome shotgun sequence:
GAAGAAGAAATGGTGTTGTCTTAGTTTCTGGTACCAgggagaagtaaaaaaaaaaattactttaaacaaGTGTCCCCAGCTATAGCCCACCTGACTTCTAACTTCCTATcctgacatgtgtgtgtgtataaggaaatatatatctaatgctgattttatttttttaacttacagaCTTCTTGACAACTTGAAACAATCGAATGATGAAATACTGAAGTATCTGGTAGTTCTCCAGGAAGATATGACAGCTTTTCAATTCCAAAGGTTTCTTCACAGAAATAGGCCAGTAATGGTGGCATTTGGTAACTCCACATTCTTTCTCTTTGGTTATCATGGCAATAACATTAGAGTTATTTTCCAAAATCATTTGCCAAAAGTCATCCGTGGTAGTTGGCAGTGGTCCTTGGGTAGCAATATAGTAATACTCTTCTCCAGAATTGACTATTTTAATATAACTGGCATTGATGTAGTCCTTGTTTTCTCCAAGAGGAACACGTGTTGAATCATCTattacagaaacagaaacatataGTAGATAAAGGAAAAGCAGGATATGCAATACATGCAGATTTCATGAAACCATTTCACTAAAGTAAACCTATTTATCTCTTTGACCAATAGAAAAGATGGCATAGGAGTTTCTAGAAATATACAATTAGGGTacggttttttaaaaaaaaatctgtttctactAAAAAGAGAAGAATGCCATCAGTATCCAGACACCTTGAGAGATTTCTGTTACATATGGCATAAGTAGGAATAGGCCAAGAGAGGTATCTCCTAGCGTATAATTAAACACACCAAAGGAGGAGCCCTCTGAAGGAGCAAGTGGATGAATGGCATTCTCCTACAAATCCAGAGAACCTGAAAGCTCAGAGCAGCAGTAGCCAGAAAGGAACtagtgtttttgaaaaaaaaaaaaaaaaaagatttggataGTTGAGTAGATACAAATTCTAGGATTATTAGAATTCTATCAACTCCCTGCACACAAAGTAGCCATCTTTTATGTCCATTCTCAGATTTCACCTGGTGAAGTAGCATGCTCATCAAAGCAAAAGTATTGTGGCAAAAAGATGCTACAAAGGGGATTTGCTCAAAATATGGATTATTATTAACAAATATGAGAGGGGAAATGCCAATAATGTGGCTCACTAATAAACCCCACTGGCCCAGGAACCCTCTCTTCACTTTACGTAGACACCTGGAGCTCTGGTTCCACCACTGCTCCCACAGAGAGAATAAAAAGAGGGTCTTTCCCTGCCATGCCGTGGTCTCACCAGCAGCTCCTCCCTAGCACTCAAGTCAGGAGGCCCACTCATCTACCAAAAACACTATGACCAAGATCTCTCAACAAGGCTTACACCAGTTCTGACAGAACCTTTCTCAAATTCAAAAGTAGCAAACATAAATCTCTCCTTGTAAATATGAATAGACAAAACAATCACTAGATATATAAAGATACCTAGTACTCCACAAAAGGATACCATTCTGAGAAATCACAGCAAATGTCTTCCTTTCTATAAGataagaatactttaaaaattcttatttgtattttaaatgaaatctgagcaaacattattttattatttaaaaggatgatatacatatatatacatgtttattgacataaatttgttacatttttaaatttcaaaggagGTAAAAGGGCATTAAACTGAGATCtttcatcatatatatgtatatatacatatatatcatatataagagcttctctggtagctcagaagtaaagaatctgcctgccaatgcaggagatgtgggttcaattcctgggtggggaagattccctgcagaaggaaacgacaacccactccagtattcttgcctgaaaagtcccatggacacaAAAGACTGTCAGAAGAAGACATGGACACAGAAGaaggctcatggggtcacaaagtctgacacgactgagcacagcacagcagagcatTTGTCAAAATGCTAGTAGGGACTGTTTTATTATCTAAATTTTTACAGTAAATATGTATCACTTTGTAGTAGgaagtaactttttattttcaaagggggaatttaataagtaaaaattaaacaatcTAAAGTAATAAAAGCTTGCtttcaaataaaaaccacaatttatcaattaaaaattcCTAAAGtgagaagcaaacagaaaaacaaattagtAATTTAGAATACAGCTTAAGGAATTTTCCAAGAAtcaaaaaaaatagataaaaaaggaCAATAATTATTAAAACACTGAAGGATGCAGAACACACAAAGGGAATATATCAAAGGAAAGGATTTCAGAAACAAACTATAGAACACAGGCATACCTCGGAGACCACACAGGTTTGGTTCCGGACCACCACAATAAAGGGACTATCGCAGTAAACAAGccacatgaatttttttgttccccagagcatataaaagttatgtttacactatactgtagtctggTAAATGTGCAAtaatattatgtttatataaaatgaagtacatattttaattatgaaataccCTACTGCTAAAAGAATGCTAACAATCATCTGAGCCTGCAGcaagttgtaatctttttgcaaGAGTAACGTCACAGATCACTGACAGTAGATCACTGTAACagatacaataataatgaaaaagtttgacaTATTGCAGGAATTACCAAAacatgacacagagacatgaagtgaggaaatgctgttggaaaaatagtGTTCAACACAGGGTTGTCACAAACTGTCAATCTATAAAAAACAGTATCTGCAAAGTACAATAAAGTGTAGCACTATACAGGTATGCTTGTATTTAGCAGGAAAGAAATAGCTCTGGTGGCCATAGGAgaaatgtggtggtggtggtttagtctcagTTCCCCTCAAAAAGAGAATTCAGTGCAAACACGCAAGCCATGCATCACCTCATCTGAACTTCAAAACAGTCCTTTGAAGAGTCATATTATTATTCATGTCTTTCAGACAAGGAATCTTTATTCAAAGTACCTAAGTCATTTGTTCCATATTATGCAGCAATTCTTCTAGACtccaaaatctacaaataattcCATGATTTGCTGCCCTTCAAGGAAGACTCAAGTTTTCAGGTGGAAAGTCCTTACCAAACCAGATGCCATTAATGAAGAGAGCCACCAGAAGTGAGACCAGCAGAGCTTTAGGTTACAGTGACAGGAAGCAAAAACTGTGTTAGTAGATCACTAGCAGTAACagtgaggcttccctggcggctcagacggtaaagaatctgcctgcagtgcaggagacggggtTTCGATCCTTGagatgagaagatcccctggagaagggaatggctacccatgctacagtccatggaatcacagagagtcagacacaattagtGACTTTCAGCTTTCACTTCAGAGGTGACAGTGCCTGGGGCCACTGTCATTTCCATCCCTTGACTCCTGACACCTGGCTGTGGCATGTATTGGGCCCTAATTTGGAGCAAATATAACCTTTTGGCGAACACTGCTCCAACACCGTGAGGTACTGCCACCTAGCTGGCACCGTTACTGTGTCTACAAAAGGTCATTCCGCTGCTCTATCAAGCCAGCTGCTGCAGAATGATGAGGAGTGTGTCAAGACCAGTGAATTACATAATCATGGGCCCACTGCCACAAATAATTTGCCTCTAAGTGAGTTCCTTGATCTCACAAGGCAAGGCTGTGTGGACTACCATGATGGTGGTAAGGCATTCTTCAGGTCCATTTGGTAGATTAGGTAGAAGTTTGTATGCAGGGAAGGCAAATCCATATCATGTCTGTTTTAGTAAGCAATAAAGCATTGTTCCTTCCATGACAGAAGCAATTCAATGTAATCAACCTGTCATCAGGTAGCTAGGGGGCTGATCACGcttggaaacagtgtcatattAGGGCCTCAGTGTCAGTCTCTGCTACCGGCAGATTGGGCACTCAGAAATGGCCATAGCAAGGTCAGCCTGGTGAGGAGAAGTCCATGTTGATGAGTCCATGCATAGCCTCTATTCCTGCCAGCAGGCCTACTTTATTCATTAATCCATTGGGTAAGGACAGGAGTATTTGGGAAAGAGGCTGACTAGTATTCACAGAATAGGTCATCCTATTCACTTGATTGTTAAAACCTTTTCTTAAATCACCCTTCAATGAACATTCACAAAAGACACAAATATATTCATGGTTTTGCCCTTTCAGAGAGATCTATACACACTTATCTCTCCCAGATTTCCTTGTGATCAACTTCCCAGTTATGTTTCTTCTAAGTCTCTGACCATCCAGCCAAACAGCTGACTACAGCCCATGAATTAATAAAGATTTGTACCTCTGGCCATTTCTGCTTCCAAGCAAAATGAACAGCCAAGTATACTGCTTAAAGTTCTACCAACTGAGAGGATTTCCCTTCACCACTGTCTTTCAGGCATGTTCCAAAAAAGGCACTGTAGTGCAGCTGCTATCGACTTGTAGGAGGGGCCTGCATATCATGCAGAACCATCTGTTACCTGGGCCCAGTCTTCCTGTCCTTGGTCAACTGATCACAGGGAACTTGTCATGAAGCCACAGGTGCAGGCTGGGAAAGAGAAGGTAATGCAGCAGAAGAGGGGGATTTTGGCCACTTCATGGGGGTTATTAGCACCTTCAGAGCTTTTAGGGAAATTATTTCAGTAGCTACTGTGATTAGATGGGAGTAGAGGCAGTGAAGAAGACAGAAACTAGCTGAGAGAGAAAGCAAACTCAATCTAAGTTAGCAGCAGTGGGAATCAAGAGATGCGGGAGGACTCTTGAGGTATTAAGAAGGTAGAATTGAAAGGACTTTGTGACCACTTGGGATACTGCAGGTGACTTGGGTTCTCTGGCGTGAACAAATGAGTGGTTAAACTAAATAAGATATAGAATAAAGAAGAAGGTCATTTTGTAGGAAGAAAAATggtaatttaattttgaaaatttttttgacTTTGAAAGGAATGTGAGGCATAAAAATGAGATTTCCATCCTAAGAGTAAAATTGTGTtgctttgtttctgttcttttgaaGGCCTGAGACAGATGAATCTGTaactgggtggggaagaaactAGCCCTGGAAAGCAATGAGTAAGTCTTTGGCAACAATCAAAGGGAAGCCTCCTGTTGGAGGGTAGATTGGCAGCTTTATTGTTCAGGACAAAGGATATAAATAGTACCATTGTATTTGTGTGTCTAAACAAAATGATCAGGGAAGGTGGTAAGGGCTTAGGGTAGCAAAAGTGAAAGATGTCTCAGAGTATTAAACTTTCTGTTTTAGATGCAACAATGCATAAGATATTTCAGAAGTAGTAATGCATAAGAACAGGGTTGAAGGACTTGTGAAAAGAATCCTGTGACAGTGAGTAAAAGATTTACCTGGGATAGAAGACTTGACCTTCTTCATGATCTAGGATAACTAAGAATATGCCCAGGTCACCCAGTGCTAGCTTCCAGAGTTCTTCATCATGGTCACAGGTCAAAATGGCTAATACTGAAAGCCATACAACCCACTTCTTACCTTTTATCAAgtgtaaataggaaaataattaaaaccatTGTTAGCTTACATGGAAGAATATCTCGATATCTATTTTTGTCTCTGTTGTGTAGTTCATTCCCAGAGTGGAAAACAGCAGGCAGCTTCTTAACTTCCAAAGCCTTTAAAAGGTAAGaaatataagtaatatatttactatgacagaaaaaaaaaaggaggaaagaaaaaaatatctgtctTTGTGTAGTGTTCATGATTCTCAGGTCCCTTTATGACATGTCCTGATATTAAATGTGTTCCATGGTAAGTAAAGAAGTCAGAGCTCCACTGGAAAAGTCCTATATAAAATATCTCGGATTTGAGATGTGAATCAACAAGTTGCTTGATAAGGAGATGCTCAACTCTCTGGAGATACTTTTTCCCTTGAACAccaagatttttcctttttcattaaaaaaaaaaaagccaatacaGAATATTAACTTCTTAGGACCTACCCCTTAAtctatcattttataaatgaaaataataaaataacagaaacaaaaatataaactctCACAATTTACTCCTTGCCCCATGAAGAAATTATAGTTAGAACACTAAAGAattcttcttttcaaaaactTGATTACCAACTGTGAATTTGATATTAAATGAACATTTAGTATGTACTCATCACTGTTCCACATTCTGCAATACAAAGACGAATCTGAAAATGGCTTTATACTTAAGAAGTTAACAACAGCTAGAGAGGTGGCCATGTGGTCAATGTAGAGACACACTAGTATAAATGACAGCACTAGATTGTACTTGAAGGTATGGAAAGGAAAGCTCCTGGAAAGAAAGCAGCACTTGAACTGAGCCTTCCTGAGGCTCAGAAGTTAGTAGCTTggaagtctgtgtgtgtgaaaggaaagaagaggtgaATGGGCATTACACCAGGTAGGAGAATAGTAATAAAGGCAGGGATGTATACAGGTCCTCTTTAGAAGACAATTAACAGTGTGGTAACAACAGCACAGAACACATGAACACAGAACACACAGGAGAACTAAAACTAACTAGGGAGGCCTTGTTTCATACACAAAGGGAGCTGATATGTATCCAGCCCTACCCTATTTGAACAATTGCGGATAAAGCCTGAGAgtccatactttttaaaaactcttcagtAACTCTTGGGTAGCCAACTTGGCACTACCATAAGTTAATGTTGGCCACTACTGCAATGGAGAATGAGAATCCAGGTTTTAAGCCATAAGATAATATCAGCGTCACATATAGATCTTGgttaaaaccaaaatatttacCACAAATTCCTGGGTGATTTCATATTCTGATACTTTTTtggtaagtattttaaaataatccctGATGGTTGATTGCTACTGAGTATTGAATATTAATGGTCGAATCAGAGCTAACAACTAGCTTCTTTTCAGAAACAATTTCCAcatctatttttacattttaatctttcTGCAAACCAATTCTAAAAGTAGCCTAGAAAAAAGCACCTATAAAAAGAAGCAGAACAATTCTATAAAAGAAGAGTAATGAGGGAAGACAAGTCTTAATCTTtggtaaaatataatacaaagttatgttaattttaaaagtttggtacatgaataaacaaatcaatttttaaaatcacaaaaataaaatatacatggtGTTTCAGTATATGAAAAAGTAGCATTTCACATCACTGAAGAGAAGTTGGGACAAGAGGATCATTGAACAACTGATTAGCTATAGAGTGTTGGATCCCTACCAAATatcttaaaacaaattaaatgttGGCTGGATGAAAGATTTATgcattgaaaaaaatcataaaatattaggaaaaaaagcaaaaagtaattGCTATGTTCCTAGAGTGAAAGGGGAATCCCTAAAGGATGCAGAAAACTCTGAAGCCCCCAAAAGAAAGAATGACatattcaaccattaaaaattaGCTATTTCTTCACAGTAAATGTATATTCACACACATGTAACACAAAAGACAAAGTGGAAAATTTTACCATATAtacaaaacacatacaaaaagaataatttcttcATTATATAAAGAGTTAAAAACtgataagaaaaggaataaatagaaaattaggcAAACAACTGGAATTAGttcactgaaaataaatatgaaaggcTTAAAAGCATATGGAAAGCTATCTATTCTCAAATTAAGAAATGCCAATTAGAACATCAACAAGAAATCATCTGTCACTTAAAAGATGAGTAAAGACCCAAAATCAAACATCTCAAAAAACTCGTTGTCTTTCCAGGAATTTGTTCTAAAGACTATGCATAGGAACATGAATGAAGAGGGGCAATGTTTTTCATAATAACAACATCTTTaataatctaaatgttcatcatagaggactatttaaagaaaaaaagtcttcattCATATAACTACCATGCAAtacttaaaaagaatgagatagaaCTATATATGCTCATAATATATTTGGGGATTATTTCTTATTGGAATtctttataaaaggaaagaaagagcaaaataataAAGTACATGCCAAcaatttttctgaaagtttaatGACAGATTTAATAGTGGTAAAGGgaatcaagagagaaaaagagattttatctgttttataaccTTTCATGCTATTTCACTCTTTTATTATGTACACCCGTTACTTTAGaaacaaatttaatatttaaaaataaaaacaacatattcaacctgaaaaaaaagaacagatattctCTGATTGACAAGTAGAAAAACAAATCACATATAGACCTTGgttaaaaccaaaatatttacCATAAATTCCTGGGTGATTTCATATTCTGATACTTTTtttgtaagtattttaaaataatccctGATGGCTGATTGCTCCTGTGTATTGAATACTAATGGTCGAACTAGAGCTAACTGAGCTAGCTCCTTTTCAGAAACAATTTCCACacctaagaaagagaaaaattcacaTCTGTAAGTTACTTATATATGTGTGaagggagattttatttttattgttttctcttaaataaaGATCCAGCCATTTAAGAattaatggaattttatttttccagaggTGAAAAGTCCATTATTACTTTTAAAGGAAGGATCCTTATTTTGGAAAAATCATGACTACACACCTTGAAATTACACAAAATCCACTATTCTTAGAAAAAACCATTGCATTATAAATATAACAGATATGATAGACTGAGAAGTGATCTGTTTTACAATGTGACTGACTATATATATTGACAATTATGCCAAGGCAAGcaaggcaaaagaaccagagatcaaattaccaacatctgttggatcatagaaaaagcaagggaattccagaaaaccatctatttctgtttcattgtctATGCTAAATTCtttgcgtggatcacaacaaactgtggaagattcttaaagagatgggaatatcaggccatcttacctgcctcctgagaaacctgtacgcagaccaagaagcaacaattagaaccagacatggaacaatggactggctgcaaattggaaaaggagtacatcaaggctgtatattgtcaccttgctatgtaacttatatgcagagtacatcaggcgaaatgctgggctggatgaagtacaagctggaatcaagattgctgggagaaatatcaacgacctcagatatgcagatgacaccaacctaatgtcagaaagcaaagaggaactaaagagccgcttgatgaaggtgaaagaggagagtgaaaaaaactcaacattcaaaaatgaagatcatggcatctggtcccatcacttcatggcaaataaatgggaaacaatggaaacagtgacagactttattttggagggctccaaaagcactgcagacagtgatggcagccatgaaattaaaagatgcttgctccttgaaagaaaagctatgacaaacctagacagtacgttataaagtagagacattactttgctgacaaagagaCATTGCTTTTGCtgatatagtcaaagttatggtttttccagtaagtcatgtatagatgtgagagctggaccataaagaaggctgagagccaaagaattgatgcttttgaactgtggtgttggagaagacttgagagtctcttggacaacaaggagatcaaatcagtcaatcctaaaggaaatcagtcctgaatattcattggaaggacttctgctgaagctgaaactccaatactttggctacctgatgctaagagccgacttattggaaaagacgctgatgctgggaaagacagggcaggaggtaaagcaggcaacagaggatgagatggttggatagcatcactgactcgatggacgtgagttttagcaaactctgggagatacagaaggacagggatgcctggcatgctgcagtctatgggctcacaaagcatcaggcacaactgagtgactggacaaaaacaaaacacatacaaGACATggatgggaaaaagaaagaacttttgtCCTCCCTGGGACCAAGTGTTTAGAAGTCCCTGGACCCTGGAATCTGAGATGAGAATATATGCAGAGTCTAATACACCTCTAACTCTAATTCTAAAACAGATCAagcatgcacatgtgcatacacacatacacatcacaaAGATTAAGAGGATCTATATGATATAATTGATAGCACTAAGATAAATGTATAACATATATCTCTATATGTTATATACAATTGTAAGTAAtttgatggtatcaccgactcaatggacatgagtttgagcaagctcagggagatgatggaggacagggaagtctggcatgctgcagtctatggggttgcaaaaagttggacgtgactgaacgactgaacaacaacaaaaacaataatgataTATTATACTACAGATATAGATCTGTATTATATAGCTATATACTTGTAACCAATCATAACAAAAGAGAATACATTCTATTTAATAGTACATATggaaattttctgaaaaactAATGGTCTTTTAGGTCAGGTCAATAATCTAGATTCtaaatatctaaaattttaaagatcatgTACACTGGTCAAAATGCCATAAATCTAGAAagtcaatattaaaataatttttttttaatatgaattttgagggattTTTCTAGTGGTCTGATGGTTGAGAATcttctttccaatgcagggggttcgatccctggttggggaacctggttcccacatgcctcagagtaactaaacccacacacctcaactactgagcccacgtgcctcaactagagagacAGCATATCACAAACTACAAAGTCCATACCCTCTGGAGCCCAAGCatacaactagagagaagtctggtgccacaacaaagatcccacatgctgcaactaagacccaacacagccagaaaaacagaaatcctGATACATAAAAGgactctcattttttaaaaaaagaagaattctgAGGTAAAATGCCTAAGTGAAATCTCTTTCCAAAGCCAAATCATATAACAAAAGTCAAGTAAATACCAGCAAAAATACACAAGAAGCAATTAAACAAAAGAATGGGCATAAAGAAGAGGTAGAAGTTTCTAAGAATCTGCACTGCCCTGAGAAACTCATCTTGTCTTGGAACCCTATTATATCCAAAAACTCTTTCTAGAGGTGAAAATGAGGAACTGTTGGTGGGGAGAGGCAGTCACAGAAATCCTAAAATTTCCCACAAGTATCTCTACGAAGCCCAGAAGggaactgaagtcactcagtcgtgtccgactctttgtgaccctgtggactgtagcctaccaggatcctccatccatgggattctccaggcaagaatactggagtgggttgccatttccttctccaggagatcttccctggcccagggattgaacccaggtctcccacattggaggcagacgctttaccatctgaaccaccagggagtaGACACTAGGAAGCCAAGTTAAGGttaaagttaagtcgctcagtcatgtccgactctttgtgaccccgtggactgaagcctaccaggctcctccgtccatgggattctccaggcaagaatactggagtgggttgccatttccttctccaggggatcttcctgacccagggattgagcccaggtctcctgcactgcaggcagacgctttaacctctgagccacccgggaagcccttccctggtagctcagctggtaaagaatccgcctacagtgcaggaaGCCAAAGGAGCAGACAAAATTCCCGTTTGAACCGATTTTGATCATCTTCCACCCCAAACAGAAACACCCATTTGGCTTCTCACTGTGTTCTAGCcttgctgggggaaaaaaaaaatgctgagagaaggaagagacagtATTATGGTTTACTTTATTATTCatacctatattttcttttttcccacatatgataatgtataatccaaaaaaaaagttattattttacttacaaaGTAACCACTGTGCAACGAagtcaaattaagaaaatgaagaagcaggTCATATTTAATCTATACAAGTTGTTAAGAAATACACAGCTCATTTTATTAAACTGACATGTTTGCTATACTAAAATActtaaagaaagaatagaaatgtaCCCTTTATTAATGTGAGGTATGgaacagtttcttcatttttaaaggaaaatcctagaaaataatcttttccCCTTTTGAAAAAGTTTTTCCTAGCTCTTTTCCTGCATTGCTATTAGAAATTTCTCTGCGCATACCTCTGAAATATAGCCTCATCAAGAATCTGCTAACAAAATGGGATGAGGTCATACCCTGGAGTGTAGGAATCTCAGGATGGGAAGGCCCTGCAAACTCTTCATCCTCACTGCTCCACTTCTGCTTTAGAAAGAAGCTACTGGTTTTCCGCAAGGTGCCGACATTCTCActagaaaagaaatttatatttgtCCATGGCTTAGAGAATGTAGGTGTATTTAAGAGAGAATCTCTGATAATCTATATTAACTATTTCACCTCCATTTCAGCTCAACCACCCGCTTCCGTTGTCAACCCCAGGAACTGGCCCACTTTCAAAGAGATAATTCCAAAGTCCCAACGTCTGATCACAAACTCCAACTTCAGCTTTCACTTTGCTTGCAAACCAGCCGCCTTAGATCAAGCCCCCTATTCATCTTCTTTCGTCCTTTATCCAGGCTGTGGTAGAAAAAAAGTACTGGGGTCACCGGGCTTTCTAGTATCAGCAGAGAACCATTTGGAAAACACTGGTATGTTTCTATTCCGTTTCCTCTACCATTCCCAATTTCTGAGCTACCATTCTCATGTACTACCTTTCTCAATCCTCTGCTTTAGTAACAATGCAGCCACTACTATGAAATGTAAGCCAGAAAGTAAAAACTTTTTCAACTtactctctttaaaaatgtacactTAAGTGCATCAGCATTCTTCATTATTCCTTGTTTTCTCCATGTTCAGAATTAATCCTTTCAAGTTTTCAACTCTATGCTGTCTCCTCtgagacatttttctaaaattatgttttcttcagttcagttcaccttaattcagtcgctcagtcaagtccgactctttgcgaccacatggactgcagcatgccaggattccctgtccatcaacaactccccaagcttgctcaagctcatgtccatcgagttgatgatgttatccaaacatctcatcctctgtcgtccccttctcctcctcccttcaatcttccccagcatcagggttttttcaaatgagtcagttctttgcatcagatggccaaagtactggagttcagcttcagcataaatccttcctaatgaatattcaggactcatttcctttaggattgactggctggatctccttgcagtccaagggactctcaagagtcttctccaacaccacagttcaaaagcatcaattcttccacactcagctttctttatagtccaactctcacatccatacatgactactggaaaaaccatagttttgacaagatggacctttcttggcaaagtaatgtctctgcttttcaaaatgctgtctaggttggtcatagcttttcttccaaggagcaagcatcttttaatttcatgactgcagtcatcatctgcagtgcttttggagccctccaaaataaagtctgtcactgttttcattgtttccccatctatttcccatgaagtgatgggaccagatgccatg
This window harbors:
- the PTPN20 gene encoding tyrosine-protein phosphatase non-receptor type 20 isoform X1 is translated as MSSPENATAESGEDQKGKDSDMKNLNISLPVSSHDDLPSSSHDDLHSSSYEDLHYSSGHEDLHSSSQETPRLVNYKVFQNEVNSRKLKVFLQDFQHSDDFEDQFKDEAESENVGTLRKTSSFFLKQKWSSEDEEFAGPSHPEIPTLQGVEIVSEKELAQLALVRPLVFNTQEQSAIRDYFKILTKKVSEYEITQEFMALEVKKLPAVFHSGNELHNRDKNRYRDILPYDSTRVPLGENKDYINASYIKIVNSGEEYYYIATQGPLPTTTDDFWQMILENNSNVIAMITKEKECGVTKCHHYWPISVKKPLELKSCHIFLENYQILQYFIIRLFQVVKKSTGASHFVKHLQFTNWPDHGTPASAEGFIKYVRYVRKSHLTGPVVVHCSAGVGRTGVFLCVDVVFCAIEKNFSFNIMNIVGQMREQRCGMIQTKEQYMFCYKIVLEVLQKLWTVK
- the PTPN20 gene encoding tyrosine-protein phosphatase non-receptor type 20 isoform X2, translating into MMGEDQKGKDSDMKNLNISLPVSSHDDLPSSSHDDLHSSSYEDLHYSSGHEDLHSSSQETPRLVNYKVFQNEVNSRKLKVFLQDFQHSDDFEDQFKDEAESENVGTLRKTSSFFLKQKWSSEDEEFAGPSHPEIPTLQGVEIVSEKELAQLALVRPLVFNTQEQSAIRDYFKILTKKVSEYEITQEFMALEVKKLPAVFHSGNELHNRDKNRYRDILPYDSTRVPLGENKDYINASYIKIVNSGEEYYYIATQGPLPTTTDDFWQMILENNSNVIAMITKEKECGVTKCHHYWPISVKKPLELKSCHIFLENYQILQYFIIRLFQVVKKSTGASHFVKHLQFTNWPDHGTPASAEGFIKYVRYVRKSHLTGPVVVHCSAGVGRTGVFLCVDVVFCAIEKNFSFNIMNIVGQMREQRCGMIQTKEQYMFCYKIVLEVLQKLWTVK